A window of Gottschalkia purinilytica contains these coding sequences:
- a CDS encoding GNAT family N-acetyltransferase: MYIKKVDDSDRSQLVCFIKENWGSSIMVSRGKVHDISKLPGFIAYKNDKIIGLITYNIENKECEVVSLDSLEENKGLGSKLLEKVIETAKENRCHKVWLITTNDNTRAIRFYQKRDFDIKAIHIDAVNESRKIKPEIPLKGYDNISILHEIEFEIKLKD; the protein is encoded by the coding sequence ATGTATATAAAAAAAGTCGATGATTCAGATAGATCACAGCTAGTATGTTTTATTAAAGAAAATTGGGGATCTAGTATAATGGTATCAAGGGGAAAAGTACATGATATATCTAAATTACCTGGGTTTATAGCATATAAAAATGATAAAATAATAGGTCTTATAACATATAATATTGAAAATAAAGAATGTGAAGTTGTATCTTTAGACAGTTTAGAAGAGAATAAAGGATTAGGAAGTAAATTATTAGAGAAAGTTATCGAGACTGCTAAGGAAAATAGATGTCATAAAGTATGGCTTATAACTACAAACGATAATACAAGAGCTATTCGATTTTATCAAAAACGAGATTTTGATATAAAAGCAATTCATATAGATGCAGTAAATGAATCTAGAAAGATAAAACCTGAGATTCCGCTGAAGGGATATGATAATATTTCTATATTACATGAAATAGAATTTGAAATTAAACTCAAAGATTAA